AATTGAACACGGCAAGCTTCATATAGATATAGGTGACTTCAACTAATTTGGTGAATTAATAAAACACTGCTTGTATGTTTACCaacttcttcctcttccaccACTGGCAGTCCGAGTATGGAAAATCCGATGCTCCGGCCGGCCACATACATGCTCCATGCCGCCGTATTGTTGGGAGCTGCCCCATTTGAGTCCAAGCCCCGGCTctgaattcatttttctacaacTGAAGACAGCTCACAGAGGAAAGCAAAAACATAGGAACAATCAGGGCAGATTTAAATATGAGAGCCtcacaattaaaattagttttttataataaaaatttaattttttaatataaaaaaataatgtttattaataaattagtcccaaaaaaattacaactcaCCCCAAAATATGTGGTGTataattttacatctcaaaaaaaaaaaaattagcctcCCTATACATAAATTTCTGGATCCGCCACCCCTGAcaataatatgaataaaaaataacaagtcTTCAATACATGgtttaactctctctctctctctctctctctgaaattcAGGCAAGCAGGCTCTGCTGttataaataacaagtttaCAATGAATATATTGCCGAAAACTACAACTGTTCCCAATTTCTTTATCTTCAGTGTTTGTTCTGATAAATTTTGGATAAAACAAGAGATAATTGACCAAAACAATAGGGACACAAGAATTGCAAGGGGAAGTGAGTTTCTCTTTTTAATCAGATCAGCTCAAGTGCTCAACTATATCAAAATCTATCTCGTACAAAACTGCAACAAAATTTATGAAGCAAATGACAGAGAGATGGGGAGGAGCAAACACACCTTCGAAGCAATGGTCAAGGGGTAGTATTCCTGGCCTGGCCAAGCCAAAATTTCAGCAAGGTTGGTGAACTATTGGCTCCTattcctaaaaaaataaagaattaagtTAACACTAAGCTATTTACACTAGTAGGTGAGTAGCCTAGATGTTGTAATCTGAATGCAGGAAGCTCTCGTATGGTGTCCCGTTGAGTGTCTTCTGGATGTCATCCCAATTGTCAACCTGTTCCGACAAGGAACCTCTGTGAATCTTCACCTGACGACTCTTCAGATCCATCTGTGGCACCTTCAGGAAGTCTTGAACGTCTTGCAATTTCtgcaaaattaaaatgaaaaaaagaaagttaGATTTATGTCAAAATGCAGAAAGAAATAACAAAGACCCTTGTTACAAACCATGaatgaatattattataataagatCAATAACGATAGTAAATGCCTTACTGAGCGATTTTTAATTATGTCTTCGTAGTAGAGGATAATGTGTCGAGTGCTCTTGAAGTATTCTAAAGCTTTGGCAGTCATCTCCTGTACTTGCCTCAGATTGGGGATCAGTAGAGTTGTATTGATTGTAGGTTTGTATCTTGCAAGTATTTCTGCCTGAAACAGTACAGCTTGTTCATGATACGGAGAGAGAATTAgattttatgtgtgtgtgtgtgtgtggggggggggggggggggggagagtgTGTGTGAGAAAGACCTCATGGGGTGAATGAACATGAGATTTGTGTGTTCCATTCAATGGTTTAGCATTCTGGTCATAAGAGTTCGCTAGTATTGAAATCATCCTGCGAAGAAGATTTCTTCTGAAGAGAAAAATGGCTGAAACACCCTTGGTATTGAAATACTCAATGATTTGTTCATGATGCTGCATTAACCcctacataaaaaaaaaagaaaaataaatccaCTACTGTTACATCCACAAAACTACAAGGAGCAAACAATATCAACAATACAAACTGAATTATTCATTAACCTTGTGACCAATAAAAGTAAGCAATCATCCAATTTGGTCACATCATATCCATGTCAAAAAGGAAAGACTTTCTTTAAAAGATGATATaacaaaaggataaaaaaaaaaagttgtcaATTTGTTTCTTGATGTGTATATGGACCAAGGCCTAGATAAATAGACCTAATGGGAGACCCAAAGAGAAATCCTGAGAAAAGCCCAGAGGGAGACCGCCCAATGAACACGCATCAGCCCAATCACGAAGCCCACAAAAGGACAAGCCCAAAAGCTGATAAAGCATAAGGGACAAAACAAAGGAGAGAGCCACAACAGGCCCAAAAGACCCTCCCGAGAGACCCTCCTAGTAGACTCCCGACAAAAGGAAGGTCCAGGTGACCTCCTAGAGACTCCCCCATGGGATACTCTTAGAACAAAAAAGTGCAAATAGATAACTCCGAAATCCTATCCAAAAACTATGTAACGGATAAGGATAAGTCAAATCCTAATCAATCCCAAAATATCAGGGATGGTTATTACAAATCCCTCAAACTCTTCTATTAATAGGTGAACCACCCTCACTTCTCAAAGTCTCAAAGGCAAGCCACTAAAACCCAAGAAATATCTATATTATCTATTCTAACTATGGgggatctaacttaagcattggagtcCTTGCGCAACAAATGCCTTGCGCTTCTTTTGTGCAGAATCTTGACGGCTTGAAGGCAAATCCctcaacataaattttattgttgtattcaagCAACAACACTTGCTAGAGAGGAAGTTATGATAGAAGAAGACCATGGGATAAAACTGCATCAAAAGTAGAACTGCATACTCAAGGACTCTTAAGTCTAGTTGTAGCATCAAAAGTACGATTATATTCAGCTTGTAGTTCATGTGTCAATAGAATAGCAAAGAGATGTAGAGCCTCTACCAACTAATCCATAAGCTCCAGGCATTCAACTAACTGCATCTACAACTTGGGCAAAAGTTTCAAGGAAAGGATGGATTACATACAGCAAAGTGGGCAATATGTTTATGAAAGATATTAGTGGAATAAATCTAAAGCataactaaaaaagaaaagaaaaggtatTTGTTTCACAGAATTATAGAAACTATGCTATATGCCAGGAAAATTTGTACAATTCCTTGAACTAGACTGATATAAGTCTCTGTGAAGAAATATTCAATACCAGGTAATATTCACACCTCAAATAGAAAAGGTAAAAAAAGGGTTTCAACCATATCTCTATCCTATTATTTAGTGTGTAGAGGAAGTCTATTTCTTTGTTATCATGGCAAAGAGTGACTGTAAAATTTGACTTCTAATTTTCAGTGCACAGCTTGGGCATCATGGCGGTGGTTGTTAGAGAGGTGAAGCGACAAACATGATTGAGGCAATTGGAGGTAGCAGTTTCGGTTAGTTGTTATACATGGCTAGGATTGTGATTTTTTGCATATATCTCTGTGTGAATTTTTGACTTGGCATATATGAGTATGTATATTAGCTAGCTTTTGATTGGTTGAGATCAATTGATCAGCCATTTCCAAAGCTGCAATTAACTAAAAAAGCTTTGACATCAGGGCTTTTGAAATTTCTAGAATTTAGAACCTTTTGTTCTTTCAGCAACTCATCCACAAGGAAATATCATCCATTAATTTTCACAATCATATCTGTATGATAATAGAATGCATGATGCATAATGACATTGGCAGACATAGATCCAAGGGGCCACTACCCCTTCTtggagcaaaaataaaaataaaaatgcttaGTAGTTTTG
This window of the Diospyros lotus cultivar Yz01 chromosome 5, ASM1463336v1, whole genome shotgun sequence genome carries:
- the LOC127802516 gene encoding uncharacterized protein LOC127802516 isoform X2, producing the protein MIVLTFAMLCGLYICSICLKQINTHTNVGMLNVEVVQRACEPPDLEPSEKILVHYPQPKTFSRAECACNPVRYFAILSTQRSGSGWFETLLNSHTNITSNGEIFSVKVRRSNISTIVETLDKIYNLDWLTSASKNECTAAVGLKWMLNQGLMQHHEQIIEYFNTKGVSAIFLFRRNLLRRMISILANSYDQNAKPLNGTHKSHVHSPHEAEILARYKPTINTTLLIPNLRQVQEMTAKALEYFKSTRHIILYYEDIIKNRSKLQDVQDFLKVPQMDLKSRQVKIHRGSLSEQVDNWDDIQKTLNGTPYESFLHSDYNI